In Mus caroli chromosome 9, CAROLI_EIJ_v1.1, whole genome shotgun sequence, a single window of DNA contains:
- the LOC110302155 gene encoding olfactory receptor 958: MEIKNCSVVTEFILLGIPHTEGFETLLFVLFLPFYACTLVGNVSILVAVISSTRLHTPMYFFLGNLSVFDMGFSSVTCPKMLLYLMGLSRLISYQDCVSQLFFFHFLGSIECFLYTVMAYDRFAAICHPLRYSVIMNSRICVALAVGTWLLGCFHSSVLTSLTFTLPYCGPNEVDHFFCDIPAILPLASADTSLAQRVSFTNVGLVSLVCFLLILLSYTRITISILSIQSTEGRQRAFSTCSAHLIAILCAYGPIITVYLQPTPNPMLGTVVQILMNLVGPMLNPLIYTLRNKEVKIALKKILHGKGPVSEG, translated from the coding sequence ATGGAGATAAAAAACTGCTCAGTGGTGACTGAGTTCATCCTCCTGGGAATCCCACACACAGAGGGCTTTGAGACTCTGCTTTTTGTGTTATTCCTGCCCTTCTATGCCTGTACTCTAGTGGGAAATGTCTCTATCCTTGTGGCTGTTATTTCCTCAACTCGCCTTCATACACCCATGTATTTTTTCCTGGGGAACTTGTCTGTATTTGATATGGGTTTCTCTTCTGTGACCTGTCCAAAAATGCTCCTTTACCTTATGGGACTTAGCAGACTTATCTCCTACCAAGACTGTGTCTCCCAgctcttcttctttcattttcttgggaGCATTGAGTGCTTTCTGTATACagtgatggcctatgaccgctttGCTGCCATTTGTCACCCTCTTCGGTACTCGGTCATCATGAACTCTAGGATCTGTGTGGCTCTAGCTGTGGGCACATGGCTATTAGGATGCTTCCACTCCAGCGTCTTAACTTCCCTTACCTTCACTTTGCCTTACTGTGGTCCCAATGAAGTAGATCACTTCTTCTGTGACATACCAGCCATCTTGCCATTGGCGTCTGCTGATACCTCCTTAGCACAGAGAGTGAGCTTCACTAATGTTGGTCTAGTGTCCCTTGTCTGCTttctcctgatccttctgtccTATACACGAATCACAATCTCCATCTTGAGTATTCAGTCAACTGAGGGGCGTCAGCGTGCCTTCTCCACCTGCAGTGCCCATCTCATTGCTATCCTCTGTGCCTATGGACCTATAATCACTGTATACCTACAGCCTACACCAAACCCCATGCTGGGAACTGTCGTGCAAATTCTGATGAACTTGGTAGGACCAATGCTGAACCCTTTGATCTATACTTTGAGGAATAAGGAAGTAAAGATAGCCCTGAAAAAGATACTGCATGGGAAAGGGCCAGTTTCTGAGGGTTAG